A genomic stretch from Mesoplodon densirostris isolate mMesDen1 chromosome 3, mMesDen1 primary haplotype, whole genome shotgun sequence includes:
- the GJC2 gene encoding gap junction gamma-2 protein: protein MTNMSWSFLTRLLEEIHNHSTFVGKVWLTVLVVFRIVLTAVGGESIYSDEQTKFTCNTRQPGCDNVCYDAFAPLSHVRFWVFQIVVISTPSVMYLGYAVHRLARASQDERRRASRRRPGRLAPRAPLSLPPPPHPGWPEPADLGEEEPMLGLGEEDEDPGAAEGLGEDDEAEDAGAAKGAGGDPKATGVPGPAGQHDGRRRIQREGLMRVYVAQLVARAAFEVAFLVGQYLLYGFEVRPFFACSRQPCPHVVDCFVSRPTEKTVFLLVMYVVSCLCLVLNLCEMAHLGLGSAQDAVRSRRPLPTTPGPMPHQQPCALPAAPSGLACPPDYSLVVRAAERTRTHDQDLANLALQVLQDRRSLGDLDSPPGPGLPATAQGPPRAGAPASGSGSATSGGTAGGQGRPGAKPRMGSEKGSASSSREGKTTVWI, encoded by the coding sequence ATGACCAACATGAGCTGGAGCTTCCTGACACGGCTGCTGGAAGAGATCCACAACCACTCCACGTTCGTGGGCAAGGTATGGCTCACGGTGCTGGTGGTCTTCCGCATCGTGCTCACGGCGGTGGGCGGTGAGTCCATCTACTCCGACGAGCAGACCAAGTTCACGTGCAACACGCGGCAGCCGGGCTGCGACAACGTCTGCTACGATGCCTTTGCACCCCTGTCCCACGTGCGCTTCTGGGTTTTCCAGATTGTGGTCATCTCCACACCCTCCGTAATGTACCTGGGCTACGCCGTGCACCGCCTGGCCCGTGCCTCACAGGACGAGCGCCGCCGCGCCTCTCGCCGCCGACCAGGCCGCCTCGCGCCCCGCGCACCCCTGTCGTTGCCCCCACCGCCCCACCCGGGCTGGCCCGAGCCCGCAGACCTGGGCGAAGAGGAGCCCATGCTGGGCCTAGGTGAAGAGGATGAGGATCCGGGGGCGGCCGAGGGCCTGGGCGAAGACGACGAGGCTGAGGACGCGGGTGCAGCCAAGGGCGCAGGAGGGGACCCGAAGGCGACTGGGGTCCCAGGCCCGGCAGGTCAGCATGACGGGCGGCGGCGCATCCAGCGCGAGGGCCTAATGCGCGTGTACGTTGCCCAGCTGGTGGCGCGGGCCGCCTTCGAGGTGGCCTTCCTGGTGGGCCAGTACCTGCTGTATGGTTTCGAGGTGCGGCCCTTCTTCGCGTGCAGCCGCCAGCCCTGCCCGCACGTGGTCGACTGCTTCGTGTCGAGACCCACCGAGAAGACGGTCTTCCTGCTGGTCATGTACGTGGTCAGCTGCCTCTGCCTGGTGCTCAACCTCTGCGAGATGGCGCACCTGGGCCTGGGCAGCGCGCAAGACGCTGTGCGCAGCCGCcgccccctgcccaccacccctGGCCCCATGCCTCACCAGCAGCCCTGTGCTCTCCCCGCCGCGCCTTCGGGCCTGGCCTGCCCGCCAGACTACAGCCTGGTGGTGCGCGCGGCTGAGCGCACACGCACCCACGATCAGGACCTGGCCAACCTGGCACTGCAGGTGCTGCAGGACCGGCGGTCGCTTGGGGACCTCGACAGCCCACCAGGCCCTGGCCTTCCAGCAACCGCCCAGGGGCCCCCGAGGGCCGGCGCCCCTGCCTCCGGGTCGGGCAGTGCCACGTCGGGGGGCACTGCCGGGGGCCAGGGCCGGCCAGGGGCCAAACCCAGGATGGGCTCTGAGAAGGGCAGTGCGAGCAGCAGCAGGGAGGGTAAGACCACCGTGTGGATCTGA
- the GUK1 gene encoding guanylate kinase isoform X5, with protein MLRRPLAGLAAAALGRAPSNGMSGPRPVVLSGPSGAGKSTLLKRLLQEHDSIFGFSVSHTTRDPRPGEENGKDYYFVTREVMQRDIAAGDFIEHAEFSGNLYGTSKAAVRAVQAMNRICVLDVDLQGVRNIKKTDLRPVYIFVQPPSLDVLEQRLRQRNTETEESLAKRLAAARADMESRNKEGSSNWSLLSRSTGCNSSGGA; from the exons ATGCTGCGGCGCCCGCTGGCCGGGCTGGCGGCGGCCGCCCTGGGCCGGGCCCCATCGAACG GGATGTCAGGACCAAGGCCCGTTGTCCTGAGCGGACCCTCAGGGGCTGGGAAGAGCACCCTACTGAAGAGACTCCTGCAGGAACACGACAGCATCTTCGGCTTCAGCGTGTCCC ACACCACAAGGGACCCGAGGCCAGGAGAGGAGAACGGCAAAG ATTACTACTTTGTGACCAGGGAGGTGATGCAGCGGGACATTGCCGCTGGAGACTTCATCGAGCATGCTGAGTTCTCAGGGAACTTGTATGGGACCAG CAAAGCAGCTGTGCGGGCCGTGCAGGCCATGAACCGCATCTGCGTGCTGGATGTGGACCTGCAGGGCGTGCGCAACATCAAGAAGACCGACCTGCGGCCCGTCTACATCTTTGTGCAGCCACCCTCGCTGGATGTCCTG GAGCAGCGGCTGCGGCAGCGGAACACAGAGACGGAGGAGAGCCTGGCTAAGCGTCTGGCTGCTGCCCGGGCTGACATGGAGAGCA GAAATAAAGAAGGCTCAAGCAATTGGTCACTCCTGAGCAGGTCCACCGGCTGTAACTCCTCAGGTGGGGCCTAG
- the GUK1 gene encoding guanylate kinase isoform X3, translating into MLRRPLAGLAAAALGRAPSNGMSGPRPVVLSGPSGAGKSTLLKRLLQEHDSIFGFSVSHTTRDPRPGEENGKDYYFVTREVMQRDIAAGDFIEHAEFSGNLYGTSKAAVRAVQAMNRICVLDVDLQGVRNIKKTDLRPVYIFVQPPSLDVLEQRLRQRNTETEESLAKRLAAARADMESSEEPGLFDLIIVNDSLDKAYWALKEALSEEIKKAQAIGHS; encoded by the exons ATGCTGCGGCGCCCGCTGGCCGGGCTGGCGGCGGCCGCCCTGGGCCGGGCCCCATCGAACG GGATGTCAGGACCAAGGCCCGTTGTCCTGAGCGGACCCTCAGGGGCTGGGAAGAGCACCCTACTGAAGAGACTCCTGCAGGAACACGACAGCATCTTCGGCTTCAGCGTGTCCC ACACCACAAGGGACCCGAGGCCAGGAGAGGAGAACGGCAAAG ATTACTACTTTGTGACCAGGGAGGTGATGCAGCGGGACATTGCCGCTGGAGACTTCATCGAGCATGCTGAGTTCTCAGGGAACTTGTATGGGACCAG CAAAGCAGCTGTGCGGGCCGTGCAGGCCATGAACCGCATCTGCGTGCTGGATGTGGACCTGCAGGGCGTGCGCAACATCAAGAAGACCGACCTGCGGCCCGTCTACATCTTTGTGCAGCCACCCTCGCTGGATGTCCTG GAGCAGCGGCTGCGGCAGCGGAACACAGAGACGGAGGAGAGCCTGGCTAAGCGTCTGGCTGCTGCCCGGGCTGACATGGAGAGCA gCGAGGAGCCCGGCCTGTTTGACCTGATCATCGTCAACGACAGTCTGGACAAGGCCTACTGGGCCCTGAAGGAGGCGCTCTccgag GAAATAAAGAAGGCTCAAGCAATTGGTCACTCCTGA
- the GUK1 gene encoding guanylate kinase isoform X4, with translation MSGPRPVVLSGPSGAGKSTLLKRLLQEHDSIFGFSVSHTTRDPRPGEENGKDYYFVTREVMQRDIAAGDFIEHAEFSGNLYGTSKAAVRAVQAMNRICVLDVDLQGVRNIKKTDLRPVYIFVQPPSLDVLEQRLRQRNTETEESLAKRLAAARADMESKPPLTLPPPSGEEPGLFDLIIVNDSLDKAYWALKEALSEEIKKAQAIGHS, from the exons ATGTCAGGACCAAGGCCCGTTGTCCTGAGCGGACCCTCAGGGGCTGGGAAGAGCACCCTACTGAAGAGACTCCTGCAGGAACACGACAGCATCTTCGGCTTCAGCGTGTCCC ACACCACAAGGGACCCGAGGCCAGGAGAGGAGAACGGCAAAG ATTACTACTTTGTGACCAGGGAGGTGATGCAGCGGGACATTGCCGCTGGAGACTTCATCGAGCATGCTGAGTTCTCAGGGAACTTGTATGGGACCAG CAAAGCAGCTGTGCGGGCCGTGCAGGCCATGAACCGCATCTGCGTGCTGGATGTGGACCTGCAGGGCGTGCGCAACATCAAGAAGACCGACCTGCGGCCCGTCTACATCTTTGTGCAGCCACCCTCGCTGGATGTCCTG GAGCAGCGGCTGCGGCAGCGGAACACAGAGACGGAGGAGAGCCTGGCTAAGCGTCTGGCTGCTGCCCGGGCTGACATGGAGAGCA AGCCTCCACtgaccctgcccccaccctcaggCGAGGAGCCCGGCCTGTTTGACCTGATCATCGTCAACGACAGTCTGGACAAGGCCTACTGGGCCCTGAAGGAGGCGCTCTccgag GAAATAAAGAAGGCTCAAGCAATTGGTCACTCCTGA
- the GUK1 gene encoding guanylate kinase isoform X6 — translation MLRRPLAGLAAAALGRAPSNGMSGPRPVVLSGPSGAGKSTLLKRLLQEHDSIFGFSVSHTTRDPRPGEENGKDYYFVTREVMQRDIAAGDFIEHAEFSGNLYGTSLSQEQRLRQRNTETEESLAKRLAAARADMESKPPLTLPPPSGEEPGLFDLIIVNDSLDKAYWALKEALSEEIKKAQAIGHS, via the exons ATGCTGCGGCGCCCGCTGGCCGGGCTGGCGGCGGCCGCCCTGGGCCGGGCCCCATCGAACG GGATGTCAGGACCAAGGCCCGTTGTCCTGAGCGGACCCTCAGGGGCTGGGAAGAGCACCCTACTGAAGAGACTCCTGCAGGAACACGACAGCATCTTCGGCTTCAGCGTGTCCC ACACCACAAGGGACCCGAGGCCAGGAGAGGAGAACGGCAAAG ATTACTACTTTGTGACCAGGGAGGTGATGCAGCGGGACATTGCCGCTGGAGACTTCATCGAGCATGCTGAGTTCTCAGGGAACTTGTATGGGACCAG TTTGTCACAGGAGCAGCGGCTGCGGCAGCGGAACACAGAGACGGAGGAGAGCCTGGCTAAGCGTCTGGCTGCTGCCCGGGCTGACATGGAGAGCA AGCCTCCACtgaccctgcccccaccctcaggCGAGGAGCCCGGCCTGTTTGACCTGATCATCGTCAACGACAGTCTGGACAAGGCCTACTGGGCCCTGAAGGAGGCGCTCTccgag GAAATAAAGAAGGCTCAAGCAATTGGTCACTCCTGA
- the GUK1 gene encoding guanylate kinase isoform X2, whose protein sequence is MRRGREGKQPDTPLQGMSGPRPVVLSGPSGAGKSTLLKRLLQEHDSIFGFSVSHTTRDPRPGEENGKDYYFVTREVMQRDIAAGDFIEHAEFSGNLYGTSKAAVRAVQAMNRICVLDVDLQGVRNIKKTDLRPVYIFVQPPSLDVLEQRLRQRNTETEESLAKRLAAARADMESKPPLTLPPPSGEEPGLFDLIIVNDSLDKAYWALKEALSEEIKKAQAIGHS, encoded by the exons ATGCGGAGGGGCAGAGAGGGGAAGCAGCCTGACACCCCTCTCCAAG GGATGTCAGGACCAAGGCCCGTTGTCCTGAGCGGACCCTCAGGGGCTGGGAAGAGCACCCTACTGAAGAGACTCCTGCAGGAACACGACAGCATCTTCGGCTTCAGCGTGTCCC ACACCACAAGGGACCCGAGGCCAGGAGAGGAGAACGGCAAAG ATTACTACTTTGTGACCAGGGAGGTGATGCAGCGGGACATTGCCGCTGGAGACTTCATCGAGCATGCTGAGTTCTCAGGGAACTTGTATGGGACCAG CAAAGCAGCTGTGCGGGCCGTGCAGGCCATGAACCGCATCTGCGTGCTGGATGTGGACCTGCAGGGCGTGCGCAACATCAAGAAGACCGACCTGCGGCCCGTCTACATCTTTGTGCAGCCACCCTCGCTGGATGTCCTG GAGCAGCGGCTGCGGCAGCGGAACACAGAGACGGAGGAGAGCCTGGCTAAGCGTCTGGCTGCTGCCCGGGCTGACATGGAGAGCA AGCCTCCACtgaccctgcccccaccctcaggCGAGGAGCCCGGCCTGTTTGACCTGATCATCGTCAACGACAGTCTGGACAAGGCCTACTGGGCCCTGAAGGAGGCGCTCTccgag GAAATAAAGAAGGCTCAAGCAATTGGTCACTCCTGA
- the GUK1 gene encoding guanylate kinase isoform X1 — protein MLRRPLAGLAAAALGRAPSNGMSGPRPVVLSGPSGAGKSTLLKRLLQEHDSIFGFSVSHTTRDPRPGEENGKDYYFVTREVMQRDIAAGDFIEHAEFSGNLYGTSKAAVRAVQAMNRICVLDVDLQGVRNIKKTDLRPVYIFVQPPSLDVLEQRLRQRNTETEESLAKRLAAARADMESKPPLTLPPPSGEEPGLFDLIIVNDSLDKAYWALKEALSEEIKKAQAIGHS, from the exons ATGCTGCGGCGCCCGCTGGCCGGGCTGGCGGCGGCCGCCCTGGGCCGGGCCCCATCGAACG GGATGTCAGGACCAAGGCCCGTTGTCCTGAGCGGACCCTCAGGGGCTGGGAAGAGCACCCTACTGAAGAGACTCCTGCAGGAACACGACAGCATCTTCGGCTTCAGCGTGTCCC ACACCACAAGGGACCCGAGGCCAGGAGAGGAGAACGGCAAAG ATTACTACTTTGTGACCAGGGAGGTGATGCAGCGGGACATTGCCGCTGGAGACTTCATCGAGCATGCTGAGTTCTCAGGGAACTTGTATGGGACCAG CAAAGCAGCTGTGCGGGCCGTGCAGGCCATGAACCGCATCTGCGTGCTGGATGTGGACCTGCAGGGCGTGCGCAACATCAAGAAGACCGACCTGCGGCCCGTCTACATCTTTGTGCAGCCACCCTCGCTGGATGTCCTG GAGCAGCGGCTGCGGCAGCGGAACACAGAGACGGAGGAGAGCCTGGCTAAGCGTCTGGCTGCTGCCCGGGCTGACATGGAGAGCA AGCCTCCACtgaccctgcccccaccctcaggCGAGGAGCCCGGCCTGTTTGACCTGATCATCGTCAACGACAGTCTGGACAAGGCCTACTGGGCCCTGAAGGAGGCGCTCTccgag GAAATAAAGAAGGCTCAAGCAATTGGTCACTCCTGA